In Corynebacterium aquilae DSM 44791, the genomic stretch TTCATCCTAACCCTTCAGGCCAGGCCGGCTGCGCAGGTGGTGGCGATTCACATCAAACCCACACCCACGCACACAATGTCGACGTCCCCGCCCAGCGCAACGCACCCCAGCTGGGTGAGGATGTAGTCCTTAGCTAGCTGGGGTGCGCGGAAAGAAGCTGCGGTGGGTTTTATCCGCAGCTGCCACATCCGGTGGCAGCCGTGGTGGTGGGGGCAGCCCCGATGGTCGGCATGCCCAACCCAACCCCGATGGGGGCGGTGGTGGGCACCTGGCCGGCAGCGTGCATATCGCCGGCGGTGGTGCGCCGGTGGGTGCGCACCGGCTCATCGGCGATGAGGTAGTGGGCGGCAGCGCCGGTGACGACGGTGGTGACCACGTCACCGGGGCGGATCTCCCCCTCGACCGCGCCTTCCGGTTTGAAGTGCACCAAACGCCCATCCCGGGCGCGTCCGGTCATGCGGTGGGTCTGGTTGTTTTTACGGCCACCACCGGCCTGGACCAACAGTTCCACCTCGGAGCCGATGAGCTTCTCGTTTTCCTCGAAAGAAATCCGCTCCTGCAACGCCATGAGACGCTCGAAGCGCTCCTGCACCACCGCCTTGGGGATCTGCTCCTCATACTCGGCGGCCGGGGTGCCCGGGCGGGGCGAATACTGGAAGGTGTAGGCGGAGGTAAAACGAGCCTTTTCCACCACGGACAGGGTGTCCTGGAAATCCTCCTCGGTCTCCCCGGGGAAACCCACGATGATGTCGGTGGTGATTGCCGCGTGCGGCAGCTTGGCGCGCACTTCCTCCAAAATGCTCAAAAACTTCTTGCTGCGGTAGCTGCGGCGCATCTCCTTGAGCACCTTGTCCGAACCGGACTGCAACGGCATGTGCAGCTGGGGGCAAATGTTCGGGGTTTCCGCCATCGCATCAATGACGTCACTGGTGAACTCAGCCGGGTGCGGGCTGGTAAAACGCACGCGCTCCAAACCCTCGATCGAACCGCAGGCCCGCAGCAGCTTGGAAAAAGCCGTGCGGTCGCGGGGCTGCTCCGGGTCGGCAAAGTTCACGCCATAGGCGTTGACGTTTTGCCCCAACAAGGTGACCTCAGAAACTCCCTGATCCACCAGGGCTTTCACCTCGGCCAAAATATCGCCCGGGCGGCGATCCACTTCCTTACCACGCAAGCTCGGCACAATGCAGAACGTGCAGGTATTGTTACAGCCGACGGAAATGCTCACCCACCCGGCGTAAGAAGATTCCCGCTTGGCGGGCAACACGGAGGGGAACTGCTCCAGCGCATCCACGATCTCCACCTGGGCGGCATCGTTGTGGGCGGCCCGATCCAGCAACGCCGGCAAAGAACCGATGTTGTGGGTACCAAAGACCACATCCACCCACGGGGCCTTCTTCACCACCGTGTCGCGGTCTTTCTGCGCCAAACAGCCGCCGACAGCGATCTGCATCCCCGGGTGGGCGTCCTTGACGGCACGCAACTGACCCAAGGTTCCATACAGGCGATTGTCGGCGTTCTCACGCACCGCGCAGGTAT encodes the following:
- the miaB gene encoding tRNA (N6-isopentenyl adenosine(37)-C2)-methylthiotransferase MiaB: MSTTATKTYEVRTFGCQMNVHDSERLSGLLESAGYRAADPDATPDLVVFNTCAVRENADNRLYGTLGQLRAVKDAHPGMQIAVGGCLAQKDRDTVVKKAPWVDVVFGTHNIGSLPALLDRAAHNDAAQVEIVDALEQFPSVLPAKRESSYAGWVSISVGCNNTCTFCIVPSLRGKEVDRRPGDILAEVKALVDQGVSEVTLLGQNVNAYGVNFADPEQPRDRTAFSKLLRACGSIEGLERVRFTSPHPAEFTSDVIDAMAETPNICPQLHMPLQSGSDKVLKEMRRSYRSKKFLSILEEVRAKLPHAAITTDIIVGFPGETEEDFQDTLSVVEKARFTSAYTFQYSPRPGTPAAEYEEQIPKAVVQERFERLMALQERISFEENEKLIGSEVELLVQAGGGRKNNQTHRMTGRARDGRLVHFKPEGAVEGEIRPGDVVTTVVTGAAAHYLIADEPVRTHRRTTAGDMHAAGQVPTTAPIGVGLGMPTIGAAPTTTAATGCGSCG